In Cellulomonas wangsupingiae, the genomic window GCCGGACGTCCTCGTCACGGCGAGGGTCGTCCACGTCGGACGCACCTCGGTCGTCCTGCGCACGGCGGACGGCACGCTGGTCCCGGTGACGTCGGCCGCCCACGGCCTGGTGCCCGGTGGCGTGTGCCTGGCGGCTGCCGCCGGCGACCCCGGGCCGGCGCTGCGCGCGGTGGCCGGGGCGGCGCCGAACCGCGACCTGTGGCTGACGTCGCTGCAGGGTGCGCCGCGCGTGGACCTGGTGGTGCCGAAGGGTGCCGTCGACGCGGGCGCCGCCCGGGCGCTGCTCACCGGTGCGCTCGTCGCGGCGTCGTCCGGTGGTGGGCGGGGTGTCATGGACCCCGGCCCGGCACGCCGGGGGGCGCGCACCCTGGTCGGTGCCGCCGCCGGGGACGACCCGCGCGGCGTGCGCGCCGTGCTGCACCGGCTCGTCGGCGTGGGACCGGGGTCGACCCCCAGCGGCGACGACGCGGTCGTCGGCGTGCTCGCGGGCCTCGACCGGCGGGACGACGCCGCCGCCGCGCGCGCCGGTGCGGCGATCCGTCGCGCGCTGCCCGCCGTCCTGCACCGCACGACGAGCCTGTCGCGCCACGCCCTGGCGGCGGCGCTGCGCGGTCAGGTCGCCGAACGGGTCCAGCTGCTCGTGGCCGCCACCGCCGACGCGGCGCTCGTGCCCGGCGCGCTCGCGTCGGCGCGCACGTGGGGCGCCAGCTCCGGGCTCGACCTCGCGGCCGGCGTGGGAGCCGGCGCGCTCGGTGACGCGGCCGCGGCCCACCCGCCGGCCCGGCCCGCCGACGAGCATCGGAGGACCGCATGACCACGACCAGCGCCGGCGCGCTGGCGGCGCGCGTGCTCCCGCGTCTCTACCGCGACTCCGTGACGCTCATGGCGCTGGCGTCGTCGCTCGAGCGCCGCGCGGGGGTGACGCGCGCCGGTGCCGTCATGGGGACCCCCGGCAACCTCACCGTGCTGGAACGGTCCGGGATGCGGCCCGTCGGCCTCGCCCCGGCGCCCGACGACCTCGTGCTGGTCGTGCGCGGGCTCGACGAGGATGTGGTGGCGGCCGCGCTGGACGCCGGCGAGGCGGGCCTCGTGGCGGTGGAGCCGGAGCGCGGCGGCCGGCGCCGGCCCGTCCCGCAGACGGTCGGCGAGGGCCGGGCGGCCGACCCCGGCGCGACGCTCGCGGTCGTCTCGACGCCCGGCACCTACGCACCGGTCGTCGTCGAGCAGGCCCTGCGTGCAGGGCTGCACGTCCTGTGCTTCTCCGACAACGTGACGACGGCCGACGAGGTCCGGCTCAAGGCGCTGGCCGTGCGCCGGCGCCTGCTGCTCATGGGACCGGACTGCGGCACGGCGATCCTCGACGGCGTGCCGCTCGGGTTCGCCAACGCGGTGCGTCGCGGTCCGGTCGGCATCGTCGCGGCGTCCGGCACCGGCGCGCAGGAGGTCTCCTGCCTGCTGCACCGCGCGGGGACGGGCGTCTCACAGCTGGTCGGCGTCGGCGGCCGGGACCTGTCGGCCGAGGTGGGCGGCACGATGACCGACCTCGCGCTGGACCTGCTGAGCACGGACGACACCACGGCCGTCGTGGTCGTCGTGTCCAAGCCCCCCGCCGCGCAGGTGGCGCAGCGGCTGCTCGCCCGGCTCGCGGGGCTCGGCAAGCCCGCGGTGGCGTGCCTGCTGGGGCAGGACGACACCGACGGAGCGGTTCCCGTGCGCGGCACGCTCGAGGGCGGCGCGCGGCTCGCCGCGACCCTGGTCGGCGCGCCGCTCCACGTCGGGGCCGTCGTGCCGCCACCGGCCCCGGCCGCGCGGGGCGTGCTGGGCCTCTACACAGGGGGGACCCTCGCCGCCGAGACCCGGGTCGTCCTGGCGCGGGCCGGTGTCGACGCCCAGGTGCTCGACCTCGGGGCCGACGAGTACACCGTCGGCCGGCCGCACCCGATGATCGACCCGTCCGCCCGCGCGGAGCGGGTCGCGGCGGCAGGCGGCCGTGCCGACGTCGGTGTCCTGCTCGTCGACCTCGTCCTGGGGTTCGGCGCCGCCGCCGACCCGGCGACGCCCCTGGCACGGGCCGCCGGGACGGCGGTCGCCGCCGCGCGTGCCGACGGCCGTGACCTCGTCGTGCTCGCGTCCGTGTGCGGCACGGACGGCGACCCGCAGGGCCTCGACGCCGCACGCCGCACCCTGGAGGGAGCCGGCGTGCTCGTCCACCCGTCCAACGCCGCCGCGGCGCGCACCGCCGTCGCGCTCGTCGCCGGGGGCGGGGTGCCCGCGTGATCGCCGGCGGCGTGCGGGTCCTCAACGTCGGCCTCCCGGCCGTCGTCCAGGGGGTGCCCGCGCAGGACGTCGTCCAGCTCGACTGGCGCCCGCCCGCGTTCGGCGACGTGGCGGCCGCACGTCTCGGCGTCGTCCTCGACGACGACGTCACGCGCGCCGCCAACCGTCGCGCGCTCGCGGCGGTGCACGCGGTGCGCCCGCAGCTCGTGGCGGTGCGTCCTGCCCGTGACGTCGTCCCGGGCCTCGGGGAGGGACGCACGCTGCTGCACGCAGGCCCGCCGCTCGAGGTCGAGCGGATGTGCGGACCGGTCCGCGGCGCGCTGATCGGTGCGGTCCTGCTCGAGGGCTGGGCCGGCACGCCCACCGACGCCCTGGCCCTGATCGAGGCGGGCGGCGTCACGCTCGACGCGTGCCACCACCACGGCGCGGTCGGCCCGATGGCGGGTGTGCTGGCCCCGTCGATGCCGGTGCTCGTCGTGCAGGACGGGGCCCGCCGGGCGTACGCGTCGCTCAACGAGGGCCTGGGGCGGGTGCTGCGGTTCGGCGCGTTCGACGCCGAGGTCGTCGACCGGCTGCGGTGGATGCGCGACGTGCTCGGGCCCGTGCTGGACGGCGCCCTGCGGGCCGGCGGGTCGGTGGACGTGACCTCCCTGGTCGCGCAGTCGCTGACCATGGGCGACGAGGGGCACAACCGGTGCACGGCCGCGACGCTCCTGCTCGCGCGGCGTCTCGCGCCGTGCGTCGCGGAGCAGGACCGGGGCGTCGAGGTGCTGCGGTTCCTGGCGGAGAACGACCACTTCGCCCTCAACCTGTCGATGGCCGCGGCCAAGCTGTCCATGGACGCCGCCGTGGGCGTCGAGCACTCCACGCTGGTGACCGCGATGGCGCGCAACGGCGTCGAGTTCGGGCTGCGCGTCGCCGGGACGGGGGAGCGGTGGTTCACGGCCCCCGTGGACGCGGCGGACGGCCTGTTCTTCCCGGGTTACGGCATCGCCGACGCCAACCCGGACCTCGGGGACTCCGCCATCACGGAGACGCTCGGCATCGGCGGCTTCGCGATGGCGGCGGCGCCGGCGATCACGCTCTTCGTCGGCGGCACCCCCGACGACGCGCTGGACACGACGCGCTCGATGGCGCGCATCACGCTGGGGCCGCACCCGGCGTTCCGGCTCCCGGCCCTGAACTTCGCCGGCGCACCCAGCGGCATCGACGTCCTCAAGGTCCTCGACACCGGCGTGCTGCCCGTCATCAACACCGGGATCGCGCACCGGGAGGCGGGCGTCGGGCAGATCGGCGCCGGGATCGTCGAGGCGCCTGCAGGGGTCTTCCTCCAGGCGGTCCGCGCGCTGCACGAGGTGCGGGTCCGATGACCGGCACCGTCCTGCTCGCCGTGGGCGGCAACGCGCTCGTTCTCGACGGGGAGCCGGGGTCGGTCGCCCGCCAGCAGGAGCGCGCGGCGCGCTTCGCCGACCAGGTCGCCGACCTGGTCGGCGACGGCCGGCAGGTCCTGGTCACGCACGGCAACGGGCCGCAGGTCGGCTTCATCCTGCGCCGCGGCGAGCTCGTCGCCCCGGACGCGAGCGTCGAGGGCCTGCCGGAGCTGCCGCTGTGGCTCGCGGTGGCCGACTCCCAGGGCGGGATCGGCCACCTCCTGGCGGTGGCCGTCGACTCCGCGCTCGAGCGACGCGGGCTCGACTCACGGGCTGTCGCCGTGCTCACGCACGTCGAGGTCGACGCCGACGACCCGGCCTTCGCCCTCCCCACGAAGCCGATCGGCGCCGCGATGACGAGCTCGACCGCCCGGGCGCGCACCGCCGAGGGCTGGACGGTCATCGAGACCGCGCCGGGGGTCCACCGCCGGGTCGTGCCCAGCCCCCGGCCCCGACGTGTGGTGGAGGCCGAGCAGATCCGCGCGCTCGTGCACACCGGCGCCGTCGTGGTCGCGGCCGGCGGTGGGGGCATCCCCGTCGTCCGCGCCGCGGACGGTTGGCACGGCGTGGACGCCGTCGTCGACAAGGACCGCGCCTCGGCGCTGCTCGCGGCGTCCGTCGGCGTCGACACCCTCGTGCTCGTCACGGGCGTCGATGAGGTGAGCGTCGGGCGGGGGACACCGCGGCAACGGGCGCTGCGCGAGGTCGACCCCGTCGAGCTGCGCGCGCACCTCGACGCGGGCGAGTTCCCGCCGGGCTCGATGGGTCCCAAGGTCGAGTCCGCGCTGCAGTTCGTCGCCGACGGTGGCAGACGCGCCGTCATCACGTCCCTGCCCCGCCTGCGCGACGCGCTCGAGGGCCGGTCCGGGACGCTCCTGACCGCCCGGGACCGCCCGGCGCCCCCGACGCCCACAGCCCTCTCGCCCGCGTCGACACCTGGAGAGCCGATGATCACCCTGGCCGCCGACCCGTTCCCCTACGTCTTCGACCCCCGCCGCGTCGCGCTGCTGTGCATCGACTTCCAGCGCGACTTCATGGAGGCCGGGGGCTTCGGCGAGTCCCTCGGGAACGACGTGTCGCGGCTGCGCGGCGCGATCGAGCCGACGAGCCGCGTGCTGGAGGTCTTCCGGGACCGCGGCTGGCCGGTCATCCACACCCGCGAGGGCCACCGCCCGGACCTCACCGACCTGTTCCCCGCCAAGCGGGACCGCGGCAGCCCCACGCTGCGCATCGGCGAGGACGGCCCGATGGGCCGCGTGCTGGTCCGCGGCTCCGCCGGTCACGGCATCGTCCCCGAGCTCGCGCCCGTCGAGGGCGAGGTCGTCCTCGACAAGCCCGGCAAGGGGTCGTTCTACGCGACGGACCTCGAGACCATCCTGCGGGCCCGGGGCATCACGAGCCTCGTCGTCACGGGCGTCACCACCGAGGTGTGCGTCCAGACGACGGTCCGCGAGGCGAACGACCGCGGCTTCGAGTCCCTCGTCCTGTCCGACTGCACGGCGTCGTACTTCCCGCAGTTCCACCGCTCCGCACTCGACATGTTCTGCGCCCAGGGCGGGATCGTGGGCTGGGTCGCCACCTCCGACGCGCTCCTGACCGCCCTGCGCACCACGACGCACGAGGAGGTCCCACGATGAGCACTGCCGCACGCGAGGTGTCGACCGCCGACCGTCCCGCCGGCACGCCCGGCCGTCTGCCGTGGTGGACCCCGGGGGACTGGAACGGCCTGTTCGGCCTCGGCACCAACGTCCTGCTCAACGTCATCGTCCTGACGGGCCTGTGCCTGGCGGTCGTCCAGATCCCGGGCGACACCGTCTACGGGCGGATCCTGCCCGCCCTGGGCATCGCGCTGCCGCTGGGCAACATCTGGTACGCCGTGCTCGCCCGGCGGCTCGCCCGCCGGGAGGGCCGCTCCGACGTGGCGGCGCTGCCGTACGGGCCGAGCGTGCCGCACACGTTCATCGTCGTCTTCGTCGTCATGCTGCCGGTGCTGCTGCGCACGCAGGACCCGCTGGCCGCCTGGCGTGCGGGGCTGGCCTGGGCGTTCATCATCGGCTGCATCGTCCTGCTCGGGGCGGTCTTCGGCCCGTGGATCCGGCGCTGGACGCCGCGGGCGGCGCTCCTCGGCGCGCTCGCGGGCATCTCGATCACGTTCATCTCGATGAGCCCGGCCGCGCAGATGTGGCAGGCGCCGTGGATCGCGTTCGTGGCCTTCGGTTTCATCCTCGTGGGCTGGCTCGGTGGGCGTCGCATGCCCTTCGGGGCGCCGGTCGGCCTGGTGGCGGTGCTCGTCGCGACGGCGGTCGCCTGGGCCGCGGTCGCCGCCGGCTGGTCGGGCATCCTCGAGCCGAGCGCGGTCACGCAGTCGGTCGCGGACCTCGCGCTGCACCTGCCGCTGCCGTCGGCCGACGTCGTCACAGGGCTGCAGGACATCGCCCCGCTGCTGGCCTCGGCGATCCCTCTGGGCATCTACAACTTCACCGAGGGCATGACCAACGTGGAGTCCGCCGCCGCGGCGGGGGACCGGTACTCCGCGCGGCAGGTGCTCACGGCGGACGGGCTCGGGGCCGTCGTCGGCTCGTTCCTCGGCTCGCCGTTCCCGCCCGCGGTGTACATCGGGCACCCGGGCTGGAAGGCGGTCGGCGGACGCGTCGGGTACTCGCTGGCGACGGGCGTCGTGGTCGGCCTCGTGTGCTTCACCGGGCTGGTCGGCACGTTCCTGGCGGTGTTCCCCATGCAGGCGCTCGTCCCGGTCCTGCTGTACATCGGCCTCGTCATCGGCGCCCAGGCGTTCGACGTCAACCCGCGACGGTACGCGCCGGCGATCGTGCTGGCGATCGTCCCCAGCCTCGCCGAGTGGGCGACCGGGCTGATCGACAACGCGCTCGCCGCCGCGGGCACGTCCGCGGAGGAGGTCGGGACCGGTGCGCTCGTCGCCAACGGCGTCGTCTACGACGGCCTGCGGCTGCTCGGGCAGGGCGCCGTCCTCGTCGGCATCCTGCTGGGCGCGATCGCGTGCTTCGTGATCGACCGCCGCCTGTACGCCGCGGCGATCACGTCCGGCATCGCCGCGGTGCTGTCGTTCTTCGGGCTCGTCAACGCGCTCGAGGTGGGCGTCAACGCCTCGCCGGCCGTGACGCTGGGCTACGTCCTGCTCGCCGTGCTGCTCGCGTCGTTCGGGTGGCGCCTGCGGCACGAGCGGGACGACGCGCTGGACGACGAGCTGCTCTTCGTCAACGGCAGCCTCATGCGCGGGCTCGAGCTGCACGCGCACCTCGACGGCGCCGAGCTGGTGGCGGAGACGACGACCGCACCGCGGTACCGCGTGCACGCCGTCGACGGCCGGCACCCGGGCATGTACCGCGTCGCGGACGACGAGGAGGGGGCGGCCGTCCATGGCGAGCTGTACCGCGTGCCGGCCGAGGTGCTGGTGCGGGTGGTCGAGGGCGAGCCGGCCGGGCTGTACCGGGGGCCCGTGGAGCTCGCGGACGGTCGCCTCGTGCCCGGCATCCTCGACCACCGGGCGAGGGCGCAGGAGCACCCCGAGATCACGCAGCACGGCGGCTGGCGGGAGTACCTGGCGACGACGTCGCCGGCCTGACGGCTCCGTGGGCGCGGGTCGGACCGGCGCGGCTCCTCGCGGGGCCGCGCCGGTCACGGCGTCACAGGTGACGCGCGGCGTACTCGTGCAGGGCGTCCCGCACGAAGGCGGCACCCCGCTCGTCGTCGCCGTAGACGCGGGCGAACCGCGGGTCGGCGACGTACATGTCGGCCAGCCCGAGCACGTACCCGCGGGCCGGTGCGTCGCCCTCGCGGGGCGTCCCGGGCACGTCGCGCAGCCAGTGCACGTGCCGGCGCGCGAGCTCCTGCGCCTCGTCCGACGCGGGGTCGGTGCCCGCGGCCGCCGCCGCCGCCCAGTCCCCGGCGAGCGTCGCCGAGCGCTCCTGCCACGCGGTCCGCTCGTCGTCGCTCCGGCTGCGCCACCAGGCGTCGCCGGCGGCGTACGCGTCGGCGCCCCAGCGCTCCTCGACCTCCTGCCGGTGCTGCGTGTGGTCGAACCCGTCGAACATCTCCTCGGCCATGAGACCGGCTCCTTCGTGTCGTGCGGTGAGGGTCCGGAGCACCGACGCGGCCTGGCGTGCCAGGCGGTCCTGCTCGGCCTCGAGCCAGGCGAGGTGGCGGCGCAGCGCCGTTTCCTCGTCGGTCTCGCGGTCGAGCACGCGGCGGACGTCCGCCAGGCCGAGACCGAGGTCGCGCAGCAGCAGGATCCGCTGCAGGCGCACGAGGGCGTCGTCGTCGTACCAGCGGTAGCCGTTGGCGCCGACGCGGCTCGGGGTGAGCAGCCCGATCTGGTCGTAGTGACGCAGCGTGCGGCTCGTCGTGCCGGTCAGGCGCGCGACCTCCTGGATGGACGCCTCCACCGCTCCTCCTCGTCGGGTGCTCCGGTGTGGACCTGCTTCACGGTAGGAGCTGACGCGACGTCAAGGTCAAGCGGTGGTGGCGGGGTTCTTCAGGAGGCGGGCGGGTTGTTGCGCAGCCACCGCGAGTCGTCGTTGACGTACGCGTAGTACAGCCCGATGAGCAGGCCGCCCCCGACGAAGTTGCCGATCAGCGCCAGCCCGACGTTGCCGGCGGCCAGCCCCACGTCGATGCCCTCCTGCAGCCCGACGATGGTGAACAGCACCGTGTTGGCGACCGAGTGCTCCAGCCCGAGGAAGGCGAAGATGAAGACCGCCACGATCATGACGAGCGACTTCGTGAGGTCGTCCTTGATGAGTCCGTTGTAGACGAGCAGCATCGCCAGGTTGATGCAGAAGTTGCACAGCACGGCCCGCACCACGAGGTCCGCCCAGCCGGTCGGTCCGTCCGTCACGAACGCGAGCTTGTGCTCCACCGACGCCACCATCTGCGCGAGCGTCGCGCCCTCGGCGAGCGTCGAGAACCGCACCAGCAGGGCGACCAGGAGCCCGCCGACGAAGTTGCCGACGTAGCACAGGCCGAGCAGCCGCAGCGCGCGGCCCCACGTCGTGCGCCGGTGGTAGGCGCCGATGGTGACGATCATCATGTTCGAGGTGAGGAGCTCGGAGCGCGAGTAGTAGATGAACACCAGCGCCCAGCCGAACGTGACCGCCGCGACCAGCCGGCCGAGCTGGTACAGCGTCCCGTCACCGACGGTGACCTGGTCGAACGCCGCGATGACGCCGTAGTGCGCGCCGTACAGCAGGCCGATGATGATGCCCGCCATCGCCGCGCGCATGAGGTAGCGGCGGCCCAGGGCGCCGGCCATCGTGGACTTGGTCTCGAGCGCCTCCAGCACCGTGCTGATGAAGAACTTGCCCGGGAACAGCGGGGAATCGGTACCGGCACTCACACGTCAACGGTGACACACGCGGACGGGTGGCGTCGCGTGCGCGACGATAGGGGGATGACGACGACGGAGGCCGCACCCGGGCAGGACCTGCCGACCGAGCGCGAGGTGCTGGACTGGACGACGTTCGGCGCCGCGACGCGCGAGGTCGCGCAGACGGTCGTGGACTCCGGGTACGTCCCCGACGTCGTCGTGTCCGTCGCGCGCGGCGGTCTGCCGCCCGGCGGGGCCATCGCCTACGCCCTGGGCACCAAGGCCGTCGGCACGATGAACGTCGAGTTCTACACGGGCGTGGACAGCACGCTGCCGGAGCCCCAGCTGCTGCCCCCGCTGCTCGACACCGACGCGCTGGCAGGGCTGCGCGCGCTCGTCGTCGACGACGTCGCGGACTCCGGTGAGACGCTCGCCCTGGTCGAGCGGCTGCTGTCCGCGCACTGCGCGGAGGTGCGGACCGCCGTGCTGTACGCCAAGCCGCGCTCGGTGATCGCCCCGGACTACGTGTGGCGCCGCACCGACCTGTGGATCACGTTCCCGTGGTCGGCGCTGCCGCCGGTCCGGCCGGCGCGCTGATCTCGGCGCGCCCGGGCGTGCGGAGCGTCGCCAGCACCCTGTCGGCCAGGCGGTCGACCGTCGGGACGACCTCGAGCGCCCCGGCGCGCGCGAGCTCGCCCGGTTGCGCGTAGCCCCACGCGACGCCGACGCAGTCGACGCCGCACGCGCGCGCACCGTGCACGTCGTGCTCACGGTCGCCCACCATGAGCACGGGCCCGGCGGGTCGCAGCGCGTCCAGGGCCGCCGCGACGACCGTCGCCTTCGACGACGGCACGTGGTCCAGCGGGGCCCCGAACACCCCGTCGAGCAGGGGCGCGAGTCCGAAGCGCTCGCAGATCGGCCCGGCGAAGACCTCGGGCTTGCTGGTCGCCACGGCCAGCCGCACGCCCGCGTCGTGCAGGACCGCCAGCTGCTCCGGGACGCCCGGGTAGACGCTGTTCTGCCACATGCCCGTCTCGCGGAAGTACGCGCGGTACGCGGCGATCGCCTCGGGCACGCGGTCGGCCGGGACGTCGAACAGGGCGAACGACTCGGCGAGCGGCGGGCCGACGAACCGCCGCAGCGCGGTCGCGTCCGGCACCGGCAGCCCCAGCGCGGTGAACGCGACGCGGGCGCTGGCGGCGATGCCGGGGTAGGAGTCGGTCAGGGTGCCGTCGAGGTCCAGCAGGACCAGGGGTGCGTGGCTCATCCCGGCCATCATCCCAGGGCGCCGGGTCAGCCCGTCACGCGGGCGAGCACCGCGCCGGGGACGTCGGCGGGCGACGCGAGCACCTCGACGGCGCCGGCCGCGAGCAGCTCCTCGGCGCCGCCGTAGCCCCACAGGGCACCGAGGCAGGGCAGGCCGTGCTCGGCGGCGCCGTGCACGTCGTGCTCCCGGTCACCGAGCATGACGGCCCGGTACCCGGCGTCTTCGACGGTCCCGCGCACCCACGCCAGCGCCCGCCCGATGATCTCGCCCTTGGTCTCCGACTCGTCGTCGGGGGCGCCGACCACGTGGTCGAGGAGCGGCGTGAGGCCGGTCTCGGCGCAGATCGGCTCCGCCCAGCGCAGCGGCTTGGCCGTGGCGACCACGAGCAGCACACCCGCCTCGCGCAGCGCGACCAGGGCCTCGGGGACGCCGTCGAACACCCGGGTGTCCCACACGCCCTCGCGGCCGAAGTGCTCGCCGTAGCCGGTGATCGCGGCGTCCACCAGGTCGACGGGCACGCCGTGCGTCGTGAACGACCACGCGATCGGCGGCCCGGCGAACGAGCGCATCGTCGCCTCGTCGGGGGCCGGCAGGCCGACCGCGGCGTAGGCGGTGCGCACCGATGCGACGATGCCGGAGGCGGAGTCCATGAGCGTGCCGTCGAGGTCGAGCAGGGCAACGGGTCGAGCGGTGGTCATGGGCCGATCGTGCCTGGTCGGCCGTGGCGGCGACGAATCACCGGCGCCTGCCGGGCGCAGCGCGCGCGCCTGGCTATGCTGGGTCCACAGGCATCGACCCGGCCATCACCGGTGAGCCTCCGGAAGAACGGGATCGCGCGTCCTCGTGGCGCGGGTCCTCAGTAGAACCGGACGGGGCAGGCCCGTCACAGCCGCAGGCGAGAGGCCGGGGACCCGTCCCCGGCAAGCGAGGTGGTACCGCGGTGGTGCCCGGCCGGTCCGGGTGGCGTCGTCCTCGTGGCCGTACCGCACCCCCGGGTGCGCGAGACCAGGAGCACCGACCGTGGCGTACCCGCTGCACCGCACCTCCGACGGCACGTCCGCCGGCACTCCCGCGACCGTCCCGCCGAGCCCCGACCTGCCTGCCCTCGAGCAGGACGTGCTGCGGTACTGGGAGACGGACGACACGTTCCGCGCCTCGGTGGCGCTGCGCCCGACGGGCGAGAACGGCGACAACGAGTACGTCTTCTACGACGGCCCGCCGTTCGCCAACGGCCTGCCGCACTACGGCCACCTGCTGACCGGGTACGCCAAGGACGTCGTCCCGCGCTACCAGACGATGCGCGGCAAGCACGTGGAGCGGCGCTTCGGCTGGGACACCCACGGCCTGCCCGCCGAGCTCGAGGCCGAGCGCAGGCTCGGCATCACCGACAAGTCGCAGATCGACGAGATGGGCATCGCCGCGTTCAACGAGGCCTGCCGCGAGTCGGTGCTGACGTACACCAAGGAGTGGGAGGAGTACGTCACCCGGCAGGCGCGCTGGGTCGACTTCGAGAACGACTACAAGACGCTCGACCCGTCCTTCATGGAGTCGGTGATCTGGGCGTTCAAGCAGCTGTACGACAAGGGCCTGGCCTACGAGGGCTACCGCGTCCTGCCGTACTGC contains:
- a CDS encoding HAD hydrolase-like protein, whose protein sequence is MTTARPVALLDLDGTLMDSASGIVASVRTAYAAVGLPAPDEATMRSFAGPPIAWSFTTHGVPVDLVDAAITGYGEHFGREGVWDTRVFDGVPEALVALREAGVLLVVATAKPLRWAEPICAETGLTPLLDHVVGAPDDESETKGEIIGRALAWVRGTVEDAGYRAVMLGDREHDVHGAAEHGLPCLGALWGYGGAEELLAAGAVEVLASPADVPGAVLARVTG